In a genomic window of Balaenoptera ricei isolate mBalRic1 chromosome 3, mBalRic1.hap2, whole genome shotgun sequence:
- the SMIM15 gene encoding small integral membrane protein 15: protein MFDIKAWAEYVVEWAAKDPYGFLTTVILALTPLFLASAVLSWKLAKMIEAREKEQKKKQKRQENIAKAKRLKKD from the coding sequence ATGTTTGATATAAAGGCTTGGGCTGAGTATGTTGTGGAATGGGCTGCAAAGGACCCATATGGCTTCCTTACAACAGTTATTCTGGCCCTAACTCCATTGTTTCTAGCAAGTGCTGTACTGTCTTGGAAATTGGCCAAGATGATCGAGGCCAGGGAAAAggagcaaaagaagaaacaaaaacgtCAAGAAAATATTGCAAAAGCTAAACGACTAAAAAAGGATTGA